A single genomic interval of Ramlibacter sp. harbors:
- the hda gene encoding DnaA regulatory inactivator Hda, with protein MKQIALDIGLAAGPTLAGFFAGPNEAALRHLQLWVGSPTRSPVPTYLWGAEGSGKTHLLKAVREALREQGASAGWLDASVHEPPAFNDNWAVVLLDQVDLYTAVQQHAAFNWFVNAQTYQRGVLAAGNLPPAGLSLREDLRTRLGWGHVFQLQVLKEAELRSVLRQGADARGVFLGDEVMDFMLTRFSRDLGNLMQLLDQLDRYALQTQRAITIPLIKSMLENE; from the coding sequence ATGAAGCAGATCGCGCTCGACATCGGGCTGGCGGCCGGGCCCACGCTGGCCGGCTTTTTTGCCGGGCCCAATGAAGCCGCGCTGCGCCACCTGCAGCTGTGGGTGGGCAGCCCCACGCGCTCGCCCGTGCCCACCTACCTCTGGGGCGCCGAGGGCAGTGGCAAGACCCATTTGCTCAAGGCCGTGCGCGAGGCGCTGCGCGAGCAGGGTGCCAGCGCCGGCTGGCTCGATGCCTCGGTGCACGAACCCCCGGCCTTCAACGACAACTGGGCCGTGGTGCTGCTGGACCAGGTGGACCTGTATACCGCGGTTCAGCAACACGCGGCCTTCAACTGGTTCGTCAACGCCCAGACCTACCAGCGCGGGGTGCTGGCCGCCGGCAACCTGCCGCCCGCCGGCCTGAGCCTGCGTGAAGACCTTCGCACCCGGCTGGGCTGGGGCCACGTGTTCCAGCTGCAGGTGCTCAAGGAGGCCGAGCTGCGCTCGGTGCTGCGCCAGGGCGCTGACGCGCGCGGCGTGTTTCTGGGCGACGAGGTGATGGACTTCATGCTCACGCGCTTCTCGCGCGACCTGGGCAACCTCATGCAGCTGCTGGACCAACTGGACCGCTACGCCCTGCAGACCCAGCGCGCCATCACCATCCCCCTGATCAAGTCCATGCTGGAGAACGAGTGA
- a CDS encoding DJ-1/PfpI family protein, whose amino-acid sequence MTTRVHILVFEAVEVLDFAGPYEVFTTASRVHARTAPQEPPLFEVACVSRDGQAIQARAGLRVLPEHGFGSCPPTDLLIVPGGVVDAPLACPQTLAWIAATARHAPLTASVCTGAFLLAASGVVTGGEVTTHWEDVADLRHRFPALRVLQGRRWVDRGSLVTSAGISAGIDMSLHLVARLAGHALAERTARQMDYRWVADEPA is encoded by the coding sequence ATGACCACGCGCGTCCACATCCTGGTGTTCGAGGCCGTGGAGGTGCTGGACTTCGCCGGCCCGTATGAAGTCTTCACCACCGCAAGCCGGGTCCACGCACGCACGGCGCCGCAGGAACCGCCGCTGTTCGAGGTGGCCTGCGTCTCGCGCGACGGCCAGGCCATCCAGGCCCGGGCCGGGTTGCGCGTGCTGCCGGAACACGGCTTCGGCAGCTGTCCGCCCACCGACCTGCTCATCGTGCCCGGTGGCGTGGTCGATGCGCCACTGGCCTGCCCGCAGACCCTGGCCTGGATTGCCGCCACCGCTCGCCATGCGCCGCTGACCGCGTCGGTGTGCACCGGCGCCTTCCTGCTCGCGGCCAGTGGCGTGGTCACCGGGGGCGAGGTCACCACCCACTGGGAAGACGTGGCCGACCTGCGCCATCGCTTTCCGGCGCTGCGCGTGCTGCAGGGCCGGCGCTGGGTGGACCGCGGCAGCCTGGTCACCTCGGCCGGCATCAGCGCCGGCATCGACATGAGCCTGCATCTGGTGGCGCGGCTGGCCGGCCACGCGCTGGCCGAGCGCACCGCGCGCCAGATGGACTACCGCTGGGTGGCAGATGAGCCCGCCTGA
- the purM gene encoding phosphoribosylformylglycinamidine cyclo-ligase: protein MTQTPLSYKDAGVDIDAGDALVERIKPLAKKTMREGVLAGIGGFGALFEVPKRYQEPVLVSGTDGVGTKLRLAFEWNMHDTVGIDLVAMSVNDVLVQGAEPLFFLDYFACGKLDVDTAAAVVGGIARGCELSGCALIGGETAEMPGMYPAGEYDLAGFAVGAVEKSKILTGQGVQAGDVVLGLASHGVHSNGFSLVRKCIERAGASAPTTLDGKPFREALMAPTRLYVKSVLAALAAHPVSADGTSGIKALAHITGGGLLENIPRVLPEGMAAHLRKGSWPQTELFAWLQATAGIDDHEMNRTFNNGIGMVVVVAAASAAAVAAQLSAAGETVCTIGTIAPRGDGEAVVVA, encoded by the coding sequence ATGACCCAAACTCCCCTTTCGTACAAAGACGCCGGTGTTGACATTGACGCGGGCGATGCGCTGGTTGAGCGCATCAAGCCGCTCGCCAAAAAGACGATGCGCGAGGGCGTGCTGGCCGGCATTGGCGGTTTTGGCGCCCTGTTCGAGGTGCCCAAGCGCTACCAGGAGCCCGTGCTGGTGAGCGGCACCGACGGCGTGGGCACCAAGCTCAGGCTGGCGTTTGAATGGAACATGCACGACACCGTGGGCATCGACCTGGTGGCCATGAGCGTGAACGACGTGCTGGTGCAGGGCGCCGAACCCCTGTTCTTCCTGGACTACTTTGCCTGCGGCAAGCTCGATGTGGACACCGCCGCCGCCGTGGTGGGCGGCATTGCCCGGGGCTGCGAGCTGAGCGGCTGCGCGCTGATCGGCGGCGAAACCGCAGAGATGCCCGGCATGTACCCGGCGGGTGAATACGACCTGGCCGGCTTTGCCGTGGGCGCGGTCGAAAAGTCAAAAATCCTCACGGGCCAGGGCGTGCAGGCCGGCGACGTGGTGCTGGGCCTGGCCAGCCACGGCGTGCATTCCAACGGCTTCAGCCTGGTGCGCAAGTGCATCGAGCGCGCCGGTGCCTCGGCGCCCACCACGCTGGATGGCAAGCCCTTCCGCGAGGCGCTGATGGCGCCCACCCGGCTGTATGTGAAGAGCGTGCTGGCGGCGCTGGCGGCGCACCCGGTGTCGGCCGACGGCACCAGCGGCATCAAGGCGCTGGCGCACATCACGGGCGGCGGCCTGCTGGAGAACATCCCGCGCGTGCTGCCCGAGGGCATGGCGGCCCACCTGCGCAAGGGCAGCTGGCCCCAGACCGAGCTGTTTGCCTGGCTGCAGGCCACGGCGGGCATTGACGACCATGAGATGAACCGCACCTTCAACAACGGCATCGGCATGGTGGTGGTGGTGGCGGCGGCCAGCGCCGCGGCGGTGGCCGCCCAGCTCAGCGCCGCGGGCGAGACGGTTTGCACCATCGGCACCATTGCGCCCCGCGGCGACGGTGAGGCCGTGGTGGTGGCCTGA
- a CDS encoding helix-turn-helix domain-containing protein produces the protein MSPPDPAPIHVLFVLLPDSLVLDWAGPAEVLRAANQQLQASGQPARFVLHFVGPRPTSTSPLGLQLTGLEPLPRDLPEPAWVVVSGQPGPVTRVDSPEAQEVLHWLRGLRLQQGTQELMSICAGAVLAAHAGLLVERQATTHHQHLDELQATAPGCRVEANRVFVEDPPVYSSAGVTTGVDLALHRVTALCGPALAARVAQALVVPLRRGPGDAALSPFLGYRQHLHPALHRVQDAVCARPQAAWTVARMAEAGHTSPRHLTRLFLAHAGIAPLQYLRRIRLATAQMALRSGLNVTQAAAQAGFSSDTQLRRAWHRFGPGGSPSADVALLQNS, from the coding sequence ATGAGCCCGCCTGATCCGGCCCCGATCCATGTGCTGTTCGTGCTGCTGCCTGACAGCCTGGTGCTCGATTGGGCCGGCCCGGCCGAAGTGCTGCGCGCAGCCAACCAGCAGCTTCAGGCCAGCGGACAACCGGCGCGCTTTGTGCTGCACTTTGTCGGCCCGCGCCCGACCAGCACCAGCCCGCTGGGTCTGCAGCTGACGGGCCTGGAGCCCCTGCCCCGCGACCTGCCCGAGCCCGCATGGGTGGTGGTGTCGGGGCAGCCGGGGCCGGTGACCCGGGTCGATTCGCCCGAGGCGCAGGAGGTTCTTCACTGGCTGCGCGGCCTGCGCCTCCAGCAAGGCACTCAGGAACTGATGAGCATCTGCGCCGGCGCCGTGCTGGCCGCACACGCGGGCCTGCTGGTCGAGCGCCAGGCCACCACCCACCACCAGCACCTGGACGAACTGCAGGCCACCGCACCGGGCTGCCGCGTGGAGGCCAACCGGGTTTTCGTGGAAGACCCGCCGGTCTACAGCAGCGCGGGGGTCACCACGGGCGTGGACCTGGCGCTGCACCGCGTCACGGCCCTGTGCGGGCCGGCGCTGGCGGCGCGCGTGGCGCAGGCGCTGGTGGTGCCGCTGCGACGCGGCCCGGGCGACGCGGCGCTGTCACCGTTCCTGGGCTACCGGCAGCACCTGCACCCGGCGCTGCACCGCGTGCAGGACGCGGTCTGCGCCCGGCCCCAGGCGGCCTGGACCGTGGCCCGCATGGCCGAAGCGGGCCACACCTCGCCGCGCCACCTGACGCGGCTGTTTCTGGCCCATGCGGGCATTGCACCGCTGCAGTACCTGCGCCGCATCCGGCTGGCCACGGCGCAGATGGCACTGCGCTCGGGCCTGAACGTGACCCAGGCGGCAGCGCAGGCCGGGTTCAGTTCCGACACCCAGCTGCGACGCGCCTGGCACCGCTTCGGGCCCGGCGGCTCGCCTTCGGCCGACGTTGCGTTGCTACAAAATTCCTAG
- a CDS encoding AI-2E family transporter has protein sequence MQFTPSQKRAAAWLLIALVTVLMLWALGPVLTPFVVAAVLAYALTPLVDRLDAAGNGRMPRVVAVLLVELLFVVVVLAVLLLIVPIMAKELPLMREQVPVLMDQLNAWLRPALGQLGFDVSFDLGSIKALVLQYLNANFEEAVGPLLSSIKLGGSVALAVIGNALLIPVALFYLLMDWAGLVARAMELVPVRLRAGVDSFTTEADQVLGQYLRGQLLVMLIMAVFYSVGMLLFGLDLALPIGLFTGLAMFVPYLGFGLGMILAILAGLLQFASIKALVMVAVVYGAGQVLESLFLTPRLVGERIGLHPLAVIFALLAFGQLFGFVGVLVALPASAVLFVGIRRVRANYLASKLYQG, from the coding sequence ATGCAATTTACCCCCTCGCAAAAACGTGCCGCGGCCTGGCTGCTGATTGCCCTTGTCACGGTGCTCATGCTGTGGGCTCTGGGGCCGGTGCTGACCCCGTTTGTGGTGGCGGCCGTGCTGGCCTATGCGCTCACACCGCTGGTGGACCGGCTCGACGCCGCCGGCAACGGGCGCATGCCGCGCGTGGTGGCCGTGCTGCTGGTGGAGCTGCTGTTCGTGGTGGTGGTGCTGGCGGTGCTGCTGCTGATCGTGCCCATCATGGCCAAGGAACTGCCGCTGATGCGCGAACAGGTGCCCGTGCTGATGGACCAGCTCAACGCCTGGCTCAGGCCGGCGCTGGGCCAGCTGGGCTTTGACGTGTCGTTCGACCTGGGCTCGATCAAGGCGCTGGTGCTGCAGTACCTCAATGCCAATTTTGAAGAGGCCGTGGGCCCGTTGCTGTCGTCCATCAAGCTCGGCGGCAGCGTCGCGCTGGCGGTGATCGGCAATGCGCTGCTGATCCCGGTTGCGCTGTTTTACCTGCTCATGGACTGGGCCGGCCTGGTGGCGCGCGCCATGGAACTGGTGCCGGTGCGCCTGCGCGCCGGGGTGGACAGCTTCACCACCGAGGCCGACCAGGTGCTGGGCCAGTACCTGCGCGGGCAGCTGCTGGTGATGCTGATCATGGCGGTGTTCTACAGCGTGGGCATGCTGCTGTTCGGGCTTGACCTGGCGCTGCCGATTGGCCTGTTCACCGGGCTGGCCATGTTTGTGCCCTACCTGGGCTTTGGCCTGGGCATGATCCTGGCCATCCTGGCGGGGCTGCTGCAGTTTGCCTCCATCAAGGCCCTGGTCATGGTGGCGGTGGTGTACGGCGCGGGCCAGGTGCTTGAAAGCCTGTTCCTCACCCCGCGCTTGGTGGGCGAGCGCATTGGCCTGCACCCGCTGGCCGTGATCTTTGCCTTGCTCGCGTTTGGCCAGCTCTTTGGCTTTGTGGGGGTGCTGGTGGCCTTGCCGGCCAGTGCCGTGCTGTTTGTGGGCATCCGCCGGGTGCGTGCCAACTACCTGGCCAGCAAGCTCTACCAGGGATGA
- a CDS encoding HAD family hydrolase, whose product MSSAKPRLALFDLDHTLLPIDSDYSWGVFTTTIGWTDPVVFRQKNDEFYEHYKAGTLDIHDYVRFAVEAARVRGASQSMAAHADFMRTVIEPALTEAAQALVRQHQAAGDEVVIITATNEFVTRPIAQRFGVAELIAVELERDAGGWITGDIKGVPSAREGKVTRMAQWLASRQWDWADVHSTFYTDSINDLTLLERVDTPVATNPDDRLRAIARERGWRILDLFEKR is encoded by the coding sequence GTGAGTTCCGCCAAACCCCGTCTCGCGCTGTTTGACCTGGACCACACGCTGCTGCCCATCGACTCGGACTATTCATGGGGGGTGTTCACCACCACCATCGGCTGGACCGACCCGGTGGTGTTCCGCCAGAAGAACGACGAGTTTTACGAGCACTACAAGGCCGGCACGCTCGACATTCATGACTACGTGCGCTTTGCCGTGGAGGCCGCGCGGGTCCGCGGTGCCAGCCAGTCGATGGCGGCGCACGCGGATTTCATGCGCACCGTGATCGAGCCCGCGCTGACCGAAGCCGCCCAGGCGCTGGTTCGCCAGCACCAGGCCGCGGGCGACGAGGTGGTTATCATCACGGCGACCAACGAGTTCGTGACGCGGCCCATTGCCCAGCGCTTTGGCGTGGCGGAACTGATCGCGGTGGAGCTTGAGCGCGATGCCGGCGGCTGGATCACCGGCGACATCAAGGGCGTGCCCTCGGCGCGCGAAGGCAAGGTCACACGCATGGCCCAGTGGCTGGCCAGCCGCCAGTGGGACTGGGCCGACGTGCATAGCACCTTCTATACCGACTCCATCAACGACCTGACCCTGCTGGAGAGGGTCGACACCCCCGTGGCCACCAACCCGGACGACCGGCTGCGTGCCATTGCCAGGGAGCGCGGCTGGCGCATACTGGACCTGTTTGAAAAAAGATAA